From Pagrus major chromosome 2, Pma_NU_1.0, one genomic window encodes:
- the igsf5b gene encoding immunoglobulin superfamily member 5 isoform X3, producing MDIFPLLVLLLSCMIQEVGAEMKLSPEELTVLRGEEAQFTCSTSNIQWAVMIWQLNQIPVLTISNETGVLPFANPDVSAEKSPDSPGDWVFSLKNTQRDNQGQVTCDLQDIDRRTASLSVQEKGSVKVFGDNELVLKGQSAVFECQAAGWYPEPSLQWKVDDKLVSQGEYNISSEESGKGLFTVTSYHSVTAAKSSHVDCLASVSALTTPLKSSVRLTVVAEVVQDGDDCTVPLAVTASLAALLLLLLLCIGTVLCYRQRRQAKSGPQEAIWFSQSGSGGGSVAEAIGGQFNPGYSSDGPTGP from the exons ATGGACATCTTTCCTCTGTTAGTGCTCCTACTGTCATGCATGATTCAAG AAGTTGGAGCTGAGATGAAGCTGTCACCTGAAGAGCTAACCGTCCTGCGAGGAGAAGAGGCCCAGTTCACCTGCAGCACCTCCAACATCCAGTGGGCCGTTATGATATGGCAGCTGAACCAAATACCGGTTCTCACCATCTCCAACGAGACTGGTGTCCTGCCTTTTGCCAACCCTGATGTGTCTGCTGAGAAAAGCCCTGACTCACCGGGAGACTGGGTGTTCAGCCTGAAAAACACTCAAAGGGACAACCAGGGACAAGTGACCTGTGACCTCCAGGACATTGATAGGAGAACAGCGAGCCTGTCTGTACAAG AAAAGGGCAGCGTTAAAGTGTTTGGGGACAACGAGCTGGTTTTGAAGGGGCAGTCGGCCGTGTTTGAATGCCAGGCAGCAGGATGGTACCCTGAGCCCAGTTTGCAATGGAAAGTGGATGACAAACTG GTGAGCCAGGGTGAATACAACATCAGTAGTGAAGAGTCAGGTAAAGGCCTCTTCACTGTGACCAGCTACCACAGTGTAACGGCAGCAAAGAGCTCTCATGTGGATTGTCTGGCCTCTGTGTCTGCCCTCACCACACCACTGAAGAGCAGCGTCCGTCTGACAGTGG TTGCAGAGGTGGTGCAGGATGGAGATGACTGCACAGTCCCGCTGGCTGTAACTGCCTCCCTCGCTGCTCTtttgctgctcctcctgctctgcaTCGGCACTGTCCTCTGCTACAGACAAAGACGACAAGCAA aATCGGGCCCACAGGAGGCAATATG GTTCAGCCAATCAGGGAGCGGGGGAGGCTCGGTTGCTGAGGCGATAGGGGGGCAGTTCAACCCAGGATACTCTAGTGATGGCCCAACAG GTCCCTGA
- the igsf5b gene encoding immunoglobulin superfamily member 5 isoform X2: MDIFPLLVLLLSCMIQEVGAEMKLSPEELTVLRGEEAQFTCSTSNIQWAVMIWQLNQIPVLTISNETGVLPFANPDVSAEKSPDSPGDWVFSLKNTQRDNQGQVTCDLQDIDRRTASLSVQEKGSVKVFGDNELVLKGQSAVFECQAAGWYPEPSLQWKVDDKLVSQGEYNISSEESGKGLFTVTSYHSVTAAKSSHVDCLASVSALTTPLKSSVRLTVESGPQEAIWFSQSGSGGGSVAEAIGGQFNPGYSSDGPTDAVYNELFIETGRKMDFATFTKVPDVVSSSSWSLPSESQTQASLSEESSQNVRRITTV, translated from the exons ATGGACATCTTTCCTCTGTTAGTGCTCCTACTGTCATGCATGATTCAAG AAGTTGGAGCTGAGATGAAGCTGTCACCTGAAGAGCTAACCGTCCTGCGAGGAGAAGAGGCCCAGTTCACCTGCAGCACCTCCAACATCCAGTGGGCCGTTATGATATGGCAGCTGAACCAAATACCGGTTCTCACCATCTCCAACGAGACTGGTGTCCTGCCTTTTGCCAACCCTGATGTGTCTGCTGAGAAAAGCCCTGACTCACCGGGAGACTGGGTGTTCAGCCTGAAAAACACTCAAAGGGACAACCAGGGACAAGTGACCTGTGACCTCCAGGACATTGATAGGAGAACAGCGAGCCTGTCTGTACAAG AAAAGGGCAGCGTTAAAGTGTTTGGGGACAACGAGCTGGTTTTGAAGGGGCAGTCGGCCGTGTTTGAATGCCAGGCAGCAGGATGGTACCCTGAGCCCAGTTTGCAATGGAAAGTGGATGACAAACTG GTGAGCCAGGGTGAATACAACATCAGTAGTGAAGAGTCAGGTAAAGGCCTCTTCACTGTGACCAGCTACCACAGTGTAACGGCAGCAAAGAGCTCTCATGTGGATTGTCTGGCCTCTGTGTCTGCCCTCACCACACCACTGAAGAGCAGCGTCCGTCTGACAGTGG aATCGGGCCCACAGGAGGCAATATG GTTCAGCCAATCAGGGAGCGGGGGAGGCTCGGTTGCTGAGGCGATAGGGGGGCAGTTCAACCCAGGATACTCTAGTGATGGCCCAACAG ATGCAGTTTACAATGAGCTATTCATAGAAACTGGTCGCAAAATGGACTTTGCCACCTTTACCAAG GTCCCTGACGTCgtgtcctccagcagctggtcTCTGCCCAGTGAGAGCCAAACCCAGGCGTCTCTATCAGAGGAAAGCTCCCAGAATGTCAGGAGGATCACCACAGTTTGA
- the igsf5b gene encoding immunoglobulin superfamily member 5 isoform X1 codes for MDIFPLLVLLLSCMIQEVGAEMKLSPEELTVLRGEEAQFTCSTSNIQWAVMIWQLNQIPVLTISNETGVLPFANPDVSAEKSPDSPGDWVFSLKNTQRDNQGQVTCDLQDIDRRTASLSVQEKGSVKVFGDNELVLKGQSAVFECQAAGWYPEPSLQWKVDDKLVSQGEYNISSEESGKGLFTVTSYHSVTAAKSSHVDCLASVSALTTPLKSSVRLTVVAEVVQDGDDCTVPLAVTASLAALLLLLLLCIGTVLCYRQRRQAKSGPQEAIWFSQSGSGGGSVAEAIGGQFNPGYSSDGPTDAVYNELFIETGRKMDFATFTKVPDVVSSSSWSLPSESQTQASLSEESSQNVRRITTV; via the exons ATGGACATCTTTCCTCTGTTAGTGCTCCTACTGTCATGCATGATTCAAG AAGTTGGAGCTGAGATGAAGCTGTCACCTGAAGAGCTAACCGTCCTGCGAGGAGAAGAGGCCCAGTTCACCTGCAGCACCTCCAACATCCAGTGGGCCGTTATGATATGGCAGCTGAACCAAATACCGGTTCTCACCATCTCCAACGAGACTGGTGTCCTGCCTTTTGCCAACCCTGATGTGTCTGCTGAGAAAAGCCCTGACTCACCGGGAGACTGGGTGTTCAGCCTGAAAAACACTCAAAGGGACAACCAGGGACAAGTGACCTGTGACCTCCAGGACATTGATAGGAGAACAGCGAGCCTGTCTGTACAAG AAAAGGGCAGCGTTAAAGTGTTTGGGGACAACGAGCTGGTTTTGAAGGGGCAGTCGGCCGTGTTTGAATGCCAGGCAGCAGGATGGTACCCTGAGCCCAGTTTGCAATGGAAAGTGGATGACAAACTG GTGAGCCAGGGTGAATACAACATCAGTAGTGAAGAGTCAGGTAAAGGCCTCTTCACTGTGACCAGCTACCACAGTGTAACGGCAGCAAAGAGCTCTCATGTGGATTGTCTGGCCTCTGTGTCTGCCCTCACCACACCACTGAAGAGCAGCGTCCGTCTGACAGTGG TTGCAGAGGTGGTGCAGGATGGAGATGACTGCACAGTCCCGCTGGCTGTAACTGCCTCCCTCGCTGCTCTtttgctgctcctcctgctctgcaTCGGCACTGTCCTCTGCTACAGACAAAGACGACAAGCAA aATCGGGCCCACAGGAGGCAATATG GTTCAGCCAATCAGGGAGCGGGGGAGGCTCGGTTGCTGAGGCGATAGGGGGGCAGTTCAACCCAGGATACTCTAGTGATGGCCCAACAG ATGCAGTTTACAATGAGCTATTCATAGAAACTGGTCGCAAAATGGACTTTGCCACCTTTACCAAG GTCCCTGACGTCgtgtcctccagcagctggtcTCTGCCCAGTGAGAGCCAAACCCAGGCGTCTCTATCAGAGGAAAGCTCCCAGAATGTCAGGAGGATCACCACAGTTTGA